Genomic DNA from Hordeum vulgare subsp. vulgare chromosome 2H, MorexV3_pseudomolecules_assembly, whole genome shotgun sequence:
ATCATGTTGGTAAAGAGACCGAGTGTAATGAGTATCTTTACGATATTAATATATTTCCTTGGTCGAAAATCTCTAGTTGTTAACCATGTTGTTCTATTTCACTATATCCTACAATCATTGGATCAATCGACATCGGATAAATCTTATAAGTAATTAGGAACAACACTATATTGGTGCAACCGCGATTCGTATCTCCGTAGGGGCATGTTTTTAAAGCTTGCTTtacgtactactccctccgtcccaaaataaatgtcttaagcttagtccaactctgtactagctctagtacaaagttgagacagttattttgggacggagataGTACTAAACATCACTATGAAGTACCTATAAAACCTGTCATGTTGCTAGCAGACAGCATAGCCATAGCGTCGCTTGAACGGACAGAACACCCAACTGTTACAACGTCATCTTACTAGCCTGAAATTTCTGGCATTGACAAAATATTTGCTTCCTTTATGTAGATTTCATGCACAAAGATGGAATTTTTTTTACTACATTGAAGGTTTTTGGCTGAAATACTGAAGTCAAACTGCACGAAGAGAAATGGCGGAGTCTGCTCTTCTTCTTGTCACAACAAAGATCGGAATAGCGGTGGCAGCAGAAACGCTTCACCATGTTAGATCTGTTGCAAAACTCTCAGAGAACATGACACTGATAAGGAATGACCTAGAGCTTATTAGAGCATTTCTCAAGGAGATTGGAAGGAAAAATTCGACGGATGGAGTTACCGAAGCATGGATAGGGCAAGTCCGAAGATTGGCGTATGATATGGAAGACATTGTGGATCAATTTATGTATGTTATTGGCAAACAGCATCAGAAAGGATCTTGGTGGAGTAGTGTGAAGAAAATCTTGAAGAAACCCCAGCATCTGTTTACACTAGGTGAAATCTCTACTGGCCTTGAGAAAATAAACCGAGCCCTCACACACCTTAAACAAAACAGAGACTGGACTCAACCAATAGTTGGTGTGGGCGATGTTTTTGCAACAAATTATGACAGCCAACAACAACTATATCTTCCTGGACATGATTACTCGATCTCTGATGATGAACTTGTGGGATTtgataaaaatagaaaaatattgatGGGGTCACTGAATTTGGAAAATTGTCTCAACCTGCAAATCATTGCGTTGTGGGGTATGGGTGGTATCGGGAAAAGCACTCTTGTCAGTAATGTGTTCAGAAAAGAAGCACCCAACTTTGAATGCCATGCATGGGTTTCTGTCTCCCAGTCCTATAAACTAGATGATATTtggagaagaatgctgaaagaaaTCTATTCTAAAGACAAGAAAGAATTTCATGCTGAGAAGATGACCTGTGGGGAGCTACAGGATGAATTGAAGGAAATCCTGAAGAAAAAGCGATACTTGATCATATTGGATGATGTCTGGACAGCTGAAGATTTTAGAAAAATTAAAGAGGTTCTTGTTGATGCAAAAATGGGAAGCAGAATAATAATCACAACAAGATCTGAAGAAGTTGCTTCAATAGCTCATGATGGTTGCAGGATCAAAGTGGAGCCTCTTGAGGAGGAGGATGCATGGCGTCTTTTTTGCAGGAAGGCATTTCCAAACACTGAAAATCACATCTGTCCATTAGCATTACAAGAGTATGGTAAATTGATAGTGGGGAGGTGTGATGGTTTGCCATTAGCTCTTGTGGCTATAGGGAGCTCATTGTCTCTTAAGGCGCAGAATTTGACAGAGTGGAAACTATTTGACGAGCAACTTATTTTCGAGCTACACAAAAATGAGAACCTAAGTCGCGTGGTGAAAATTCTGAATCTAAGCTACAAATACTTGCCTGACTATTTGAAGAGTTGTTTCTTGTATTGTGCCATGTTCCCAGAAGACCACATGATTCATAGAAAAAGATTGATCAGACTGTGGATTGCAGAAGGATTTATTGAACAAATTGGAAAATGCAGTTTAGAAGACGTTGCTGAAGGTTACCTGGGAGAGCTCGTTCGACGAAGCATGCTTCATGTGGTAGAGAGGAACAGTTTTAACAGGATCAAGTgtcttcaaatgcatgatcttGTCCGTGAATTAGCCATTTTCCAATCTAGCAGAGAGAGTTTCAGTATGACTTATGATGATGGTGATGGGGTGACACAGGTGAAGCCGGATTCTCGCCGCTTATCAGTGCTCCAATGCAAAAATGACACTGAACCAAGCATGGGGCAATGCAGGCTTCGTACCTTCATAGCATTTAGCAGCAACACGGCATCATCTGCATTGTTTCCCTCAGAATCTAAGTACCTTGCTGTATTGGAGCTATCTGGATTACCTATTAAGACTGTCCCAAATTCAATTGGGGAGTTATTCAACCTCAAGTATTTGGGCCTCGGCAATACCTATGTGAAGATACTCCCAAAATCTGTCACGAAGCTCCATAACTTGGAAACACTGAAACTTAAAGGTGCACAGTGTGTGAATTTGCCCAAAGAGTTTGGAAAGCTGAAGAAATTGCGGCACCTTCTTATTTATAAATATCTGGATAGAACAGGGTCGAGTTTCAAATATTGTGACCCCGTGGACCCGTTTGAGGGATTGTGGACTTTGAAGGACTTGCAAACTCTGCGTGCAGTTCGAGGTAGTAAAGTATTCATTGCAAAACTAGCATGTTTGTCTCAGCTGAGGGGCCTTCACATTACTGGGATAAGTGGCATCAACTGTGCACAACTGTGTGACTCTCTGTCAAAGATGCAACAACTCTCATTATTAGCAATAGAAGCCAGCAATGAAGATGAGGTGCTGCAGCTTGAAACTTTGACATTGTCAAACCGACTTAAAAAGCTCTTTTTATCAGGGCGGATTTCCGAAGGAACATGGAAATCTCCATTTTTCTCAACCAACGGGGATGCCCTTTACATAATATATCTACATTGCTCCCATCTTGTGGAGAACCCAGTGCCACGCCTCTCTGAATTGTCAAATTTGACAGATATACGTCTATGCAAAGCGTATACTGGACAGGAGCTAACCTTCCAGCCAGAGTGGTTCCCTAATGTGAAGACCCTTTCCTTGTATGATCTGCCACATGTCAATCAAATATACATACACGAGAGAGCTTTGGTCCGCCTTGAAGATCTTCAGATTGGAAACCTGGCCGAACTGCGGGACATCCCTGCCGGCCTGGAACATCTGAAATCCCTCAAAGAGGCGTGGTTTGGTGACATGCATCCTGATTTTGAAAGGAACTTTCCAACGACAAAACTAGAGCATGTCCCGAAAGTTCGCTGCACCATACGGTAATTGCAACGTCCTTAATTAGCTGGCCAATATATTTGGTTCGCCATTTTCATGCCATTCAATGTGTGCTCGATCACCTGCACCAAGTTCTAGCTTCTGGACTTGATGAAATTTCGTTCTGCTGCAGACCCGGAGAGGCATGAGTCTTTGTTGCATGGATGGGGTTTGCTGTCATCTCTGTGGGAGCCATGTATCTCCGTGGAGGAATGGCGATTTATGAGAGAAGTATCATTCTTCTTTCTATTATTATTGATGTCTGCTTATGTAAACAAGGACTGGTTTGTAATAATGTATGGCATTATATGTATTACTGCTATCCCATCTTTGGTTTTACATTATCTAAGTTTATAGTGGCGCTAAGCTACCGCGTGAGATAGCTCTTGTGTATTTTGACCTTTTTTACACAGTGATTCATGtaatttaggacagtaaaactgcaccCAAACGGAGCCCTCTCACGCCATCAGCCATTTTGACCGTCAGATTCGCGTTTGAACCGTTTTTTATCGTCAGATCTTCGTTTCATTCCCGCTTGGGCCGTTTCTGGGCCTACTGTCCTTGGGCCGCTATTCCAGCAGCCGAATCGGATGCATCTCGTTCATTGTTGCGGGTTAACGTCGGATCGCAAACGAACGCTTGTGATTCTGCTCGGTGCCCCTCCTACCACGCCCGCTCCGCTTTCCCCGACCTCTCGTCGCCGCCTAGGGATAGACTTAGAtcagagagaaaaatagagaaagaAAGGTGATTGATGGCAGCGGCGGCGACGACCACGATCTCGGCGTATGCATCAACCAAACCGGGCCTCTTCCAGATCTCGGCCTAGCGCCGCTATTTGCTgccagggagagagagatggagggaggcaGCTGGATGATATGGAACGGAGCTGGAGCACGCTCCACACGTTGCCTCTTCCTTTTGCCGCCGGCAGCCGCCAGCCGGTTcttcgccgccgcctcgcgccacCTATCCCTTCCCCTCAGTGACTCCATGCCATTGCTACGGCCTCGCCTCGGAGATCTTGgaagccgccaccaccgcctatTGTCGGTGTGTAGGGACGCCGCCCCCATCGTTTCTCGTTTTGGCCCGTCGCCGTCTCCCAATCCGTACAGTCGAGGGATGCGCAAGCAACTTCAATCAGGAGGATGCTGTGCCAGAGGTCTTCCAATTTTGTTTGGGTGCTGCAAATTGTTTAATTTTGTTTGGGTGTTGCTTCAAATTTTGTTTGGGTGCTGCAAATTGATGTGACCAAGAGTATGTCCTGGATCGCCGTTTGAGATTCTGAAGTTCATTGACATCAATCGATTCTTCTGAACTTCATTTGTACTTTCTCACCAGTGAACATCTTTACTGTCAACTTCAATTTATAGCTTAGGAGGGTGTTGTCAATAGTTTTACAAGGGGCCCTTAATTTTCAGATGATAAAAATAATTCACATGTCATAAAAATCTGTATCTTAATTATTCGACCTGTGTTATATATATGCCCCCTCGCCCCTCCCTCTCAATCACCTTTGTAGCTCCTTGTCTTTTAAACTGAATCTCGATTAGGTTGGCCTCTATCTTTGTTTCCCCCTTTCCTGTATCTCTTCTTCCATCCATGCTAATATCCTTCCATTCCTATTCCGCGCAGGTGGTGACTATTGTTTCATGCTGGAGATATTCCACAAAGCTTTAGGTCACCAAAATCCACCCCTTAATCAGATTGGGCTATACAAAATCCCCACCAGTTAGGTAAAACCGTGTACATGAGTGTGCAATGTACATTTGCTTTGTCAAAGAAATTCTTGATTAACTGCTACTGTATTGTGTTTGGTTTCTTTTTCAGGATTTTGCTTCAGTTTTGGTCAATCATCAATTGATTTCAGGCTAATCTATATTCTTACTAGCTTTACGCATTAGAGCAAAACATGTACTCTAGATTAGGATGTTGTTATGAAATCATTTTCTGAACATAGAAAAGAAGAGTTAGAAGTTGGGGTAGAGAAGTAGTATAGGAAAGCAATTTATCGTGTAGGGCTGGATCTAACATATTATAAAATTTTCAGTGAAACATGTGTGGGACTACAATAAGGTGTCGCCCATTTTGTGATACACCAAACATCTGTGTAGTATCTTGTCCATGCCACAATCTGGAGGGTTAGGAACATAGAGAGAAGATGGTTATTATGGACAGAGGAGAGGAATAATTGCGGTCAACATATATGTAGTAACTGGAGAGATGATGTGGTGGAGTGGAATTTGAGTAGGTGGTGGAGCATAATTTGAGTAGGTGTCGAGTTCATTAGCTCTGGGCTTTTGATCAGATATACTAAATGGGGCCTTATGTAGCATGAATGTTAGTTAGGAGCACATCTCTGTATGGAgtgaattcacatgaaaagctgaACATTTTTTTGTACATTATGTACTCTTTGTCTTTGCACTTAATCCTTGTACTATTTTATAGTCGCCTTTACAAGTAATGCAAAGCTGGCAAAAATCCATGCTATTTCTATTTTTGCAGTGGATGCAATGGAATTCAGGTGGCAGATGCTGACCAGACTGAGTATAACAAATGATTAGTACCTGTGACCGGATCCGCATAGGATGAACATGATGTAcacccatttttatttttatgaccTGTTAAGTATATTTTCACGGCGCGGATGCTGAAGTCCGAGCAGGTAAATCAGAAGCTACTGCAGCTACTAGATTGCAAGGTTCAGATTCGTTGTGCATCACCCCAGGTAATATATCCAGGATACAGCTAGAGCTATGAGATGAGTTTGACTCCACTAAGCTTTTTTTGATAAATAGGGTTCAGCCCCCCTATTCGGTTGCACACATTATTAATTTGCCTTCATGGGGAAACAGATTGGATGAATGGATCCGCTAATTATACTATGGTTAGTTGCAGTAAGTTGAATGGTTTCTATATACAAAAACAAAATGTTAGTGCCATTGTTCTATTTTTCTCCTTGACTTAAAGTAAGTTGAGTCGGTTTGGATAAAATCAAAATGTCGGTAACCTGGTAATTTGCGCAATATGAATGCTTGTATTCTTCATTTTCCATTCAAATTAAATCACTTTATGGTTCATTATGTTATGACGTGAATCTTGACGTGATGTACAATACTACAAGTGTGATGTCGGatgatatttaaaaaaatacttaATACATGAATGGTTGAAACTATACAGAGCTATTGAAAATGAAGCAAAAAAAGCACTTtattaacaaataaaaataaaagggtgGTTTCAGATCTGTCAATTTATGTTCCTTCTGCTATGCTTGTTACAAAGCCATGTCTCACTCTATCGTTTAAGTACAAGCTCTGTCCGATAATTTGTTCAGTTACATATCTTTATATGTTATGTGGTAGGAAACCCTATCCATCAGACGCATAACTCTTGAGGTATGGAAATAAAAATAGAGCGtgtaattattattttttgtttcctCCTCATTCCTTGCTTATAATTATTGTCGCCAAAATTTGTTGTTAATCTGAACATACAATGATTACGGAATACAGGAAGAAGGCACACCCATGAGTCTTTCAAATGCAGAAGTTCACTAAGCAGGAGCAGAAATCACCTGAGTTATACCTAGATTGTCGTGAGTATATTAATATCTGCATTTACATAGTCTGTAGCGCTGTGATTTATGGTTTTATAGGAAATGTGTTTGACAACCGTTTTGTTGGCTGTTATAGTTATATCCATGTAGTGCTCACGATCTTCCTTTTTTTGAGAAGATGCTCATAATCTTACTTGGTCTCTCTTGCTCCCCCTCCCCTATCCCCCCTTGTATTTTTAGTCAAATTTGACCATCTAGATTTGTATGCTACAAATTGTATACCATTAGATTTGTACTTAAAAGAATATTGACATatattatatattttattatttaaATTTATGATCAAAGTTTGACACTTAATACATGGGGACCCAATAAAACCAAAAGAAGCGAGTATTCTTATACAAAATCAAACTATTGCCAACCTTCTTAACATCTAAACATATTACTAGGAGTATAATAATCAGCTTAAGTATTTGTTTTCCACCAATAACTAATATGCTCACGAGATGCACACACCTTCAGTTGAATTTCTGATAAAAAGAACATGATTCATAGGTTATATTATATACTACCCTTAAATATAATATATGATTATATGATGATTAAATTAGTACATTTACATATAATTGCATCAATCACTAATATTATAATGTCAAAATGGacgggcgcagcaacgcgcgccaTCGACGATCTagtaatgttgaaaacttcagctaCTTGCTCGACgcattttgaagaaaaaaaaaaagcAATCCTTATTTGCCACTGAATGTTATGCCCCAGTGCGAAGCATCTGAACTTTCTGCTCATCCTCTGGGGCCGCTGAGGTTGAGAACTAAACAGTTCAGTTTCTTTTAGCTCTTTTTTCTGGCAAATGAATGGTTTATGACATGTAACTTATGAGTATACATTACATTTGTACCGTTTATTTATCCGCTGCACTACTGTTACATAGTTCTGGTGGTGCACTGTGTATTAGGATCCCATGAGTACTGTAGTCAGATAAGTTTCATTcatatgagaaaagaacaaacactAACCCTTCTGaaaatgtttttttaaaaaaagcaGAGGAGGCGGCTGCTTATCATCGAAAACTTCACATCGGTTCGGTTGGCTAGGGTCATTTGGAGACTGAGAAAGTTAGAGTGCTAACCAGTGGCGGAGCCACGAATGAAATGGAGGGTGTGCACACCTAAATTTTTTTTCCTACCTAATCCAAGTGTCACACAAaagttggcaacaatataatacaTATAGCTCAAAAGTCAGACAACATTATAGTTCCCACATGTAGCAAATTTGCAACGTTGCAAATACAAAGTCTTACATGGATACAAATATGTAGCAAACTACTACACTAAGTAACTCTACGACGTTCCTTTGCCATGAAAGCTTCAACAATGTCGTCCTCGCTTACTTTCAAGAACACATCTCGTTCAATGAATGTCACTAAGCAATCATTCAGGAGATCATCACTCATACTATTTCTCAACTTATTTTTCACTAGATTCATTGTCGAGAATACTCTTTCAACACTCGCTGTGGCGACCGGTAAGATCAATACCAATTTGATAAGCATGTAGACCAAATCATAGAGAACATGTTTGTTTGTACAAACAAGCATAACAGACAGTTCACCAATAGTATGCACAGATCTGAACCTAGCATCTTGTCTCATATCATCAATAAAAGTAGCAAGTTGGAATTCTAGCCTTACCAAATCCATGCTTGATATGTCCTGAGGGTAGAATTCAGCAAGTTTCATTACCTTGAGTGCATCATAAGAAGCAAATGAATTGGCGGGGTCCAAAGCAGACATGCAAATCAACAACTCCATATTAACCTCGTCAAACCTATTGTCAAGCTCTTGAATGATTTGATCAAGGATACCAAGATATACTTCTCTTCTATAACGATCATCATTTGTTTGCACTTCATAATACCGAGGTGATCTTCCATGAGGCACATAACTATCCTCCGGTGTAGGAACTTGAATGCCATGTTTGTTGCAAAACAATGTTACCTTTGCAAGAAATTCTTCCCAACCATGAGACCTCATATGCCGCATTTTATTCTTTGCCAAACTAACAAGTGCCATTGCATTGACAATATCTTGAACCCTCTTTTGCAATGACTGAGATAACTCATTAGTGTGGCCAAGAATAACAAGCATCACATGAAGATTGAAAACAAAGTCATATGATTCCAAGGCAAAAGTCACTGCACGTATTCTTGTCCACTCACCCCTTTGTGAAGGatctttttcaatagcatcaagtacTTCTAGTATTGTGGGATACATGGTAACAATGTGCAAAATGGTTCGAAAATGAGAACCCCATCGAGTATCACCGGGTCTAGGTAATCCCATCTCTTGATTTAAACCACTTCCACTTTCAATTTCACCCATTTCAAGTGCTTCCAAAACCTTTTGAGCTCTAACATCTCGAAACATGTCATGGCGCTTGCAAGAAACTCCAACAATATTGAGCAAGTAAGAAACATGATCAAAAAACCATTTACATGGTTCATTTCCCTTTGCCACGGCAATAAGAACCAATTGAAGTTGATGTGCAAAGCAATGAATGTAATAAGCAGAGGGTGACTCATTCATGATCAAAGTTTTCAACCCTTTTATCTCCCCTTTCATATTGCTAGCCCCGTCATATCCTTGCCCATGGATTTGAGTAAGAGACAAATGATGATCAATAAGCAAAGATTCAATTGCAGCTTTAAGTGACAAGGAAGTTGTGTTGGCAacatgaacaacaccaagaaatCTCTCACACCCCTTTCCAACTTTATCAACATAACGTATGCAAATAGCAAGTTGCTCTTTGTGAGATGCATCACTAGACTCATCAGCTAGGATTGCATAGTGCTCATCACCAAGATCTTCAATAATTTGTTTTGTAGTTAGTACAGCACAACATTGAATAATCTGTTTTTGTATCGTTGGACTAGTCAATATGCAGTTTCCAGGAGCATTGTGCAAAACAATCTTATCAACTTCTTCATCATTTTCTGCAAGCCATTTTAGAAGTTCAAGAAAGTTCCCCCTATTACTAGATTCTTCACTCTCATCATGTCCACGAAATGCCAATCCTTGGTTCAAAAGAAACCTCAAGCATCTAAGTGAATAGGTTAGCCTAGCCTTGTAAAGACGCATATCCTCTTTAGACACCCTCACAATGATATTATCAATTGCCGTTTGAGGTGTCACAAATGAATTatacttctcttgagcttggTTGTGAATGCTACCAATACCACCTACATGCTTGTCCAATGCATCAGGTTTGTTCCAATTTCTCCAACCATTTTTAACAAAGGCATCACCCCTAGGCCCCCCATTAGTTTTCTCTTTGAACAAATAACACACAAAGCAATACGCCGCTTCCTTTGAGACACTATATTCTAGCCAACTATACTTTTCAAACCAAACAAAACTAAAGTGTCGGTTTTTACCATAGATTTTCCTGACTTCAAAAGCATGTCCATATGGATGACATGCTGTTTTTGCAATATATCTTCTCCGAACACTATCTTGATCATTAAAATCATACTCTGAAATATGAGTTCTTTTCGCTGGATCACCTGAAAAGACATGTGCACTTGGTTGTTGAGGTGATGGAAGACTTGGCGTTGCCTCTTCGATTTCAGTATCCGGATGGATAGGATATGGGGAATTAGGACACCCcgcattttcaatatcttcagtGTGATGTTCAGTAGCAATCTTCCTCACTTTCTCTTCATGTTTTTTAAAAAGATCCAGAATGGCACTTTTCCTCTTCATGTTCTGCTTTGCAAGTTGCAACTGCAAGTCTGCAATTATATCCAATCCAATGTGAATGTGTGATTATATCTTCACAGACACTGGCTGCAATGAGAAATCCTACAGGCTACAGCCAGAGAAAAAATCTGTTCCCAGTGTGCTTACCACTTTACCAGACAGAGGAGGGGATCTGACGATCTGTGCCGACCGGCTGAGACCTGAGACTGAGAGGAAGGGAGGGGCGACcgcggcgaccggcgggaggaggggagctgcgggcgcggcgaccggcgggaggaggggagctgcgggcgcggcgaccggcgggaggaggggagctGCGGCCTGCGGGCGCGGCGGCCACGGGATGACGGGAGCTGCGGgcgcggcgaccggcgggaggaggggagctgcgggcgcggcgaccggcgggaggaggggagctGCGGCCTGCGGGCGCGGCGGCCACGGGATGACGGGAGCTGCGGGCGAGCAGgcggccgacgggaggggagctGGCCAGCTGGGGAGGGCGAGCGACGGCTTGGTCAACTTTAATTTTTAATAGATAATGATAAAATATTCCAGATTCTGGGTGGGCCACGGCCCACCGTGCCTATACGCTGGATCCGCCAGTGGTGCTAACATAAAAAACTTACATGATGGGATTTCTTCACGGAAGTGTGAACATCAGGCCCTGTTCGGCAGCTCTCCGCTCCTGGAGCGGAGCGGGCGGCCCGCAACATATTTTCTGAGAGTCGTAGAAGTGCCGCTCCGTCCGCTCCCGTATTTTACGGAGCTGGAGGGTTACCGAACATGCTCTGAACCTTGCGCTGATCAGCTGGTGATGGGAGACATTGCAAGGTGCGGTGGTTTGGCATTTGAAAACTAGGAAGTGACTAATtgagtgcccgtgcgttgccacgggttaATAGTAAATGTTAACGATCAAAGAATTGTTTTGTTTTAAAAACATGTGTCAAACATGATAACATTTAGTTTGTATTCATACATGGCAACAGTTGTCTCCCTCACACGTACCCTCCTCACACATAAATCCCGTAGCAATGCACCAA
This window encodes:
- the LOC123424962 gene encoding disease resistance protein RPM1-like → MAESALLLVTTKIGIAVAAETLHHVRSVAKLSENMTLIRNDLELIRAFLKEIGRKNSTDGVTEAWIGQVRRLAYDMEDIVDQFMYVIGKQHQKGSWWSSVKKILKKPQHLFTLGEISTGLEKINRALTHLKQNRDWTQPIVGVGDVFATNYDSQQQLYLPGHDYSISDDELVGFDKNRKILMGSLNLENCLNLQIIALWGMGGIGKSTLVSNVFRKEAPNFECHAWVSVSQSYKLDDIWRRMLKEIYSKDKKEFHAEKMTCGELQDELKEILKKKRYLIILDDVWTAEDFRKIKEVLVDAKMGSRIIITTRSEEVASIAHDGCRIKVEPLEEEDAWRLFCRKAFPNTENHICPLALQEYGKLIVGRCDGLPLALVAIGSSLSLKAQNLTEWKLFDEQLIFELHKNENLSRVVKILNLSYKYLPDYLKSCFLYCAMFPEDHMIHRKRLIRLWIAEGFIEQIGKCSLEDVAEGYLGELVRRSMLHVVERNSFNRIKCLQMHDLVRELAIFQSSRESFSMTYDDGDGVTQVKPDSRRLSVLQCKNDTEPSMGQCRLRTFIAFSSNTASSALFPSESKYLAVLELSGLPIKTVPNSIGELFNLKYLGLGNTYVKILPKSVTKLHNLETLKLKGAQCVNLPKEFGKLKKLRHLLIYKYLDRTGSSFKYCDPVDPFEGLWTLKDLQTLRAVRGSKVFIAKLACLSQLRGLHITGISGINCAQLCDSLSKMQQLSLLAIEASNEDEVLQLETLTLSNRLKKLFLSGRISEGTWKSPFFSTNGDALYIIYLHCSHLVENPVPRLSELSNLTDIRLCKAYTGQELTFQPEWFPNVKTLSLYDLPHVNQIYIHERALVRLEDLQIGNLAELRDIPAGLEHLKSLKEAWFGDMHPDFERNFPTTKLEHVPKVRCTIR